Proteins from one Telopea speciosissima isolate NSW1024214 ecotype Mountain lineage chromosome 1, Tspe_v1, whole genome shotgun sequence genomic window:
- the LOC122649145 gene encoding G-type lectin S-receptor-like serine/threonine-protein kinase LECRK3 has translation MAAVTFVFLLLLLLSAALHISAVVAAQQHQQRSSNISLGSSLSPFSTNSSWLSPSGRFAFGFYPQGNGFAIGIWFAQIPELTVVCTANRDDPPLSSNATLVLTSDGRFILEVTPQDQEKLIADISQSAYSASMLDTGNFVLYNSSGSIIWQSFDHFLTDTLLPGQRLLAGQELVSSLSETDHSTGRFRLKMQNDGNLVQYPIKTPDTAPNAYWTSWTDGQGDNVTLNFDDNGFLYLLNSTGFSVSSLFLGGSSTPVNRGFYRMTIDVDGIFRVYSLMKNSSSSSSSSWSINWASSTNNCDPKGVCGLNGYCTLMDQRAVCKCIPGFNFIDQNRQSLGCHQAKLEADQGCGNGKRSSNSISILENTVWEDDQFSVLSSQTEAECKDACLADGNCEAATFKDQECRKQKLPLRYGRRVVDTSTTTTLTFVKVFSCSPTNSTTPTDHELGMKESKNRASKGILIITLAFSACTFMVFAFSGFLVYQYRVWAYTKISDQAKLGLVEEIGLRSFTYVELEKMTEDFKEVVGRGAFSTVFKGTFLSNNGRRIVAVKRLDKVLDEREREFQTEMRIIAKTHHKNLVQLIGYCCDGPNRLLVYEYMSNGSLADFLFKSEEPPPCWHERVGIALNIARGILYLHEECDTQIIHCDIKPQNILLDEYQCPKIADFGLSKLLKADQTRTQTGIRGTRGYVAPEWHRNLPVTLKADIYSFGVLFLELLCCRKGIDMNVPEEETILTDWVYDCFESGELGKLVGEEEVDKRRLDRMVRIGIWCIQDEPSLRPSMKKVVLMLEGTVEVPIPPSPISFLSSM, from the coding sequence ATGGCTGCTGTTACCTTTGTgtttctactactactactcctGTCTGCTGCACTTCATATTTCTGCAGTAGTAGCAGCTCAGCAGCATCAACAAAGATCATCCAACATTAGCTTAggttcctctctctcccctttctccACCAATTCATCATGGCTTTCTCCTTCTGGCCGATTTGCCTTTGGATTTTATCCACAGGGAAATGGGTTTGCCATTGGAATTTGGTTTGCCCAAATACCTGAACTTACAGTCGTATGCACAGCAAATCGAGATGATCCACCTTTGTCTAGCAACGCTACGTTGGTCCTTACCAGTGATGGAAGATTCATCCTTGAAGTCACACCACAAGACCAAGAGAAACTTATTGCAGATATTTCGCAGTCTGCCTATTCGGCTTCCATGCTTGACACCGGCAATTTCGTTCTATATAATTCAAGCGGAAGTATCATTTGGCAAAGTTTTGATCATTTCCTTACCGACACCCTTCTCCCAGGTCAACGTCTACTCGCAGGGCAAGAGCTGGTCTCAAGTTTATCAGAAACCGACCACTCCACTGGAAGATTTCGGCTCAAGATGCAGAATGACGGCAACCTTGTTCAATACCCCATTAAAACTCCAGACACAGCCCCAAATGCATATTGGACATCATGGACGGATGGGCAAGGAGATAACGTGACATTAAATTTTGATGACAATGGATTCCTGTATTTGCTTAATAGTACTGGTTTCAGTGTTAGCAGTCTATTTCTCGGTGGAAGTAGTACTCCCGTTAACAGAGGTTTTTACCGCATGACGATCGATGTTGATGGGATCTTCAGAGTCTATTCCCTTATGAagaatagtagtagtagtagtagtagtagttggTCGATCAACTGGGCATCATCAACCAACAACTGTGACCCCAAAGGTGTTTGTGGATTGAACGGGTATTGTACTCTCATGGATCAGCGGGCCGTATGCAAGTGTATTCCTGGTTTCAACTTCATTGACCAGAATCGCCAAAGTTTGGGTTGCCATCAGGCGAAGTTAGAAGCTGATCAGGGCTGTGGAAATGGAAAACGCAGTAGCAATTCCATATCCATATTGGAGAACACCGTATGGGAAGATGATCAATTTTCAGTTTTATCATCCCAAACTGAAGCAGAATGCAAAGATGCTTGCTTGGCAGATGGTAACTGTGAAGCTGCGACGTTTAAAGACCAGGAATGCAGAAAACAGAAGCTCCCGTTGAGATACGGAAGAAGAGTTGTAGATACATCCACCACTACCACCTTAACTTTTGTCAAAGTCTTCAGTTGTAGCCCCACCAACAGTACTACTCCAACTGATCATGAACTGGGAATGAAAGAAAGCAAGAACAGAGCAAGTAAAGGTATCTTAATTATCACTCTTGCGTTTTCTGCTTGTACATTTATGGTATTTGCATTTTCTGGATTTCTTGTTTACCAGTACCGTGTTTGGGCATATACAAAGATCTCAGATCAAGCAAAATTAGGATTAGTTGAGGAGATCGGACTTCGATCATTTACATATGTTGAGCTTGAGAAAATGACAGAGGATTTCAAAGAAGTGGTGGGTAGGGGAGCTTTCAGCACGGTTTTTAAAGGAACCTTCTTGTCAAATAATGGCAGAAGGATCGTAGCTGTGAAGAGACTAGACAAAGTGTtggatgaaagagagagagaatttcaGACTGAGATGAGAATAATTGCCAAAACACATCACAAAAACCTAGTTCAATTGATTGGTTATTGTTGTGATGGTCCAAATAGGCTTCTGGTGTACGAGTATATGAGCAATGGATCACTTGCAGACTTCCTCTTCAAATCCGAAGAACCACCACCATGTTGGCATGAAAGGGTTGGAATTGCTCTCAACATAGCTAGAGGTATCCTCTACTTACATGAAGAGTGTGACACCCAAATCATCCACTGTGACATAAAGCCTCAAAACATACTCTTGGACGAGTACCAATGTCCAAAGATAGCTGATTTTGGATTGTCAAAGCTGTTAAAGGCAGACCAAACTAGGACTCAGACTGGGATCCGAGGGACAAGAGGGTATGTTGCACCCGAGTGGCACCGGAATTTGCCTGTAACACTTAAGGCAGATATTTACAGTTTTGGGGTCCTGTTTTTGGAGTTATTATGCTGTAGAAAAGGAATTGATATGAATGTTCCAGAGGAAGAAACCATCCTCACAGATTGGGTCTACGACTGTTTTGAGTCTGGTGAGCTTGGTAAGCTGGTTGGTGAAGAAGAGGTGGACAAAAGAAGATTGGATAGGATGGTTAGGATCGGAATTTGGTGTATACAGGATGAGCCCTCGCTTCGTCCCTCTATGAAGAAGGTGGTGTTGATGTTAGAAGGGACCGTAGAGGTACCCATTCCTCCGAGTCCCATTTCTTTTTTGAGTTCCATGTAA
- the LOC122640122 gene encoding uncharacterized protein LOC122640122, whose protein sequence is MAREFLSRASFFCWYLWRARNDKVFKVKEWTVHEVINAAEKAYKEFAGVQKVQPTTKAPSTTHASLPNVAWKPPPAGFWKVNCDAAATLDKRKGGLGVVFRDSAGSIDRAISLPHSFSSINQGEALAIRLALSTALQAGFTKLQVESDCLEIINLLSNPAMITQWEVALILDDIRTLATSFTMISFVYVPRSVNYVANTLARKALSCVCSTNLPLSTPWLQDLIRSEATACSHVSLQ, encoded by the coding sequence ATGGCTAGGGAATTCCTCTCACGGGCTTCTTTCTTTTGCTGGTATCTCTGGAGAGCTAGGAATGATAAGGTCTTCAAAGTTAAGGAATGGACAGTGCATGAAGTTATTAATGCTGCAGAGAAGGCGTACAAGGAATTCGCTGGAGTGCAGAAGGTTCAACCAACTACCAAGGCGCCATCTACAACTCATGCTTCTCTGCCTAATGTAGCGTGGAAACCGCCCCCTGCAGGTTTTTGGAAGGTGAATTGTGATGCTGCTGCGACATTGGACAAGAGGAAGGGTGGCTTGGGAGTCGTATTCAGAGATTCGGCAGGTAGCATCGATAGAGCCATCTCGCTGCCCCACTCTTTTAGCTCGATCAACCAGGGTGAGGCCCTTGCCATCAGGTTGGCCCTCTCGACTGCCTTGCAAGCTGGCTTTACTAAGTTACAAGTGGAGTCGGATTGCCTGGAGATCATCAACCTGCTGTCTAACCCGGCTATGATAACCCAATGGGAGGTGGCACTGATATTGGATGATATCCGCACCTTAGCTACTTCCTTCACcatgatttcttttgtatatgttcCAAGGAGTGTCAACTATGTTGCAAACACCTTGGCTAGGAAGGCCTTGTCGTGTGTGTGTTCGACAAACTTGCCACTTTCCACTCCGTGGCTTCAGGACTTGATTAGGTCTGAAGCCACTGCTTGTTCACACGTTTCACTTCAATAA
- the LOC122640191 gene encoding G-type lectin S-receptor-like serine/threonine-protein kinase RLK1, whose amino-acid sequence MGICGLNGYCTLMDQRAVCNCIPGFNFIDESRQSLGCQQTKLEEEADRQGCSSGGNETQNNSNSSSMSTLENTSWEDSQYSVLLSQTEEECKDACLADDNCEAATFKDQQCQKQKLPLRYGRRKIDRSTTTTLTFVKVIGKRRSCTPSDDDGGAVTNKGILIKIISIAFTACAFLVLAFSGFLVYRYRVWAYKKISDQENNHIGRLVEEIGLRSFTYSELEKVTEGFKEVVGRGAFSTVFKGIIFFSNKHNNNNNNNGRSSTSSRIVAVKRLDKVLDEREREFQTEMRVIAKTHHRNLVQLLGYCCDGPNRLLVYEYMSNGSLADFLFKSEEEPPPCWDERVGIAVNIARGILYLHEECDTQIIHCDIKPQNILMDEYGCPKIADFGLSKLLKADQTRTQTGIRGTRGYVAPEWHRNLPVTVKADVYSYGVVFLEIICGRRRIDLNVPEEENILTDWVYDCFQAGDVGKLVGANEEVDKRRLDKMVRVAIWCIQDEPSLRPSMKKVVLMLEGTVEVSIPPCPTSFLSAM is encoded by the coding sequence ATGGGCATTTGCGGTTTGAATGGGTATTGTACTCTCATGGATCAACGGGCCGTATGCAACTGTATTCCTGGTTTCAACTTCATTGATGAGAGTCGCCAAAGTTTGGGTTGCCAACAGACAAAGTTAGAGGAAGAAGCTGATCGTCAGGGCTGCAGCAGCGGGGGAAATGAAACACAAAATAATAGCAACTCATCATCCATGTCTACGTTGGAGAACACTTCATGGGAAGATAGTCAATATTCAGTTTTACTATCCCAAACTGAAGAAGAATGCAAAGATGCTTGCTTGGCAGACGATAACTGTGAAGCTGCAACGTTTAAAGACCAGCAATGCCAAAAACAGAAGCTCCCATTGAGATacggaagaagaaaaatagatagatccaccaccaccaccttaaCTTTTGTTAAGGTCATCGGGAAGAGGAGGAGTTGTACACCGAGTGATGATGATGGGGGAGCGGTAACTAATAAAGGTATCTTAATTAAAATTATCAGTATTGCATTTACTGCTTGTGCATTTCTGGTATTAGCATTTTCCGGCTTTCTTGTTTACCGGTACCGTGTTTGGGCGTATAAAAAGATCTCAGATCAGGAAAATAATCACATAGGAAGATTAGTTGAGGAGATCGGACTTCGATCATTTACATATAGTGAGCTTGAGAAAGTGACAGAAGGTTTCAAAGAAGTGGTGGGTAGGGGAGCTTTCAGCACAGTTTTTAAAGGAATCATATTCTTCTCAAATaagcataataataataataataataatggcaGAAGTAGTACTAGTAGTAGGATCGTAGCTGTGAAGAGACTAGACAAAGTGTtggatgaaagagagagagaatttcaGACTGAGATGAGAGTAATTGCCAAAACTCATCACAGAAACCTAGTTCAATTGCTTGGTTACTGTTGTGATGGCCCAAATAGGCTTCTGGTGTACGAATATATGAGCAATGGATCACTTGCAGACTTCCTCTTCAAATCCGAAGAAGAACCACCACCATGTTGGGATGAAAGGGTTGGAATTGCTGTCAACATAGCTAGAGGTATCCTCTACCTACATGAAGAGTGTGACACCCAGATCATCCACTGTGACATAAAGCCTCAAAACATCCTCATGGACGAATACGGATGTCCAAAGATTGCTGATTTCGGATTGTCAAAGTTGTTAAAGGCAGACCAAACTAGGACTCAGACTGGGATTAGAGGGACCAGAGGGTATGTTGCACCAGAGTGGCACCGGAACTTGCCGGTGACAGTTAAAGCAGATGTTTACAGTTATGGGGTTGTATTTTTGGAGATAATATGCGGTAGAAGGAGAATCGATTTGAATGTGCCAGAGGAAGAAAATATCCTCACAGATTGGGTATACGACTGTTTTCAGGCCGGTGATGTTGGTAAGTTGGTGGGTGCCAACGAAGAGGTGGACAAAAGAAGATTGGATAAGATGGTTAGGGTCGCAATTTGGTGTATCCAAGATGAGCCCTCGCTTCGTCCTTCCATGAAGAAGGTGGTCTTAATGTTAGAAGGGACCGTAGAGGTATCCATTCCTCCTTGTCCCACATCTTTTCTGAGTGCCATGTAA